One stretch of Arachis hypogaea cultivar Tifrunner chromosome 20, arahy.Tifrunner.gnm2.J5K5, whole genome shotgun sequence DNA includes these proteins:
- the LOC140183107 gene encoding uncharacterized protein encodes MAPYEALYERKCQSPLCWYEAREKSLIGPEMISETTEQIKKIRSRMLEAQSRQNSYADRRQKPLEFEEGEHVFLKVTLTTGIGRSIKTKKLNPRYIEPFKILKRIRPVAYRIALTPHLSNLHDVFHVSQLRKYTFDPSHVLEPESVQVREDLTLPMTSVRIDDTSIKRLRGKEVSLVKVAWSRAGLLIYVYMIYANAKLRLWLIGLVKG; translated from the exons atggctccatatgaggctttgtatgaaAGAAAATGCCAGTCTCcgttatgttggtatgaagcaagagaAAAGAGTTTGATAGGACCGGAAATGATAAGTGAAACTACTGAGCAAATAAAGAAAATTCGGAGTCGAATGCTTGAAGCTCAAAGCCGTCAGAACAGTTATGCTGACCGAAGACAGAAGCCTTTAGAATTTGAAGAAGGAGAACACGTCTTCCTGAAGGTTACTCTGACCACTGGAATAGGGAGGTCCATCAAAACCAAGAAGTTAAATCCCCGTTACATTGAGCCGTTTAAAATCCTGAAGAGAATTAGACCAGTGGCGTATAGGATTGCGTTAACAccacatctttcgaacctgcacgacgtgttccACGTATCGCAGCTTCGTAAATACACTTTTGATCCTAGTCATGTCCTAGAACCGGAATCAGTTCAAGTAAGAGAAGATCTGACGCTTCCAATGACTTCGGTTAGGATTGATGATACCAGCATCAAGCGTCTACGCGGAAAGGAGGTTTCCTTGgtgaaagtagcttggagtcgggctg GGTTgctcatatatgtatatatgatatATGCTAATGCAAAGTTGAGGTTATGGCTCATTGGATTGGTTAAAG GATAG